Proteins from one Nyctibius grandis isolate bNycGra1 chromosome 2, bNycGra1.pri, whole genome shotgun sequence genomic window:
- the C2H13orf42 gene encoding uncharacterized protein C13orf42 homolog: MFKKIHSIFHPNSHRRNVTYDIPYCNGTGSAVRLIRSTSMYVFGDEQEKVSESLKKCKSTTSIDSCFQPKEEDRDWMYSKTQDCLKYLQDLLALRKKYLDNINNLKSMHMVADSPTPTKSSKTGKKSFLPLPSKESSKTSMERRGPQSSSDVREAIAFFDSVIADLDSERWRRAPDVDLPNADVDFDVATSTSEHSLHSNWILRAPRRYSQDTAQTAKAANQSQRNSQRRTTGSRKRLERHPMYLPKAVEGAYSTLKFKPKTHKKES; the protein is encoded by the exons ATGTTCAAGAAGATCCACTCTATATTTCACCCCAACTCCCACCGAAGAAATGTGACATATGACATCCCTTACTGTAATGGCACAGGTTCTGCGGTGAGATTGATCCGCAGCACTTCTATGTATGTCTTTGGAGATGAGCAGGAAAAAGTTAGTGAATcactaaaaaaatgcaaaagtacAACCAGCATCGATTCTTGCTTCCAGCCAAAAGAGGAAGATAGAGACTGGATGTACTCTAAGACTCAGGACTGCTTGAAGTACTTACAGGATCTGTTAGccttgaggaaaaaatatcttgacAACATCAACAACTTGAAGTCCATGCATATGGTTGCAGATTCCCCAACACCCACAAAATCATCCAAAACTGGAAAGAAGTCATTTCTTCCACTTCCTTCCAAAGAGTCTTCTAAG ACATCCATGGAGAGAAGAGGCCCACAGTCCAGTTCAGATGTAAGAGAAGCAATAGCTTTCTTTGACTCAGTTATTGCAGACCTGGATTCAGAGAGATGGCGAAGAGCTCCTGACGTGGATCTGCCAAATGCGGATGTTGATTTTGATG TTGCTACCAGCACAAGCGAACACAGTTTACATTCAAACTGGATCCTTCGTGCTCCCCGGAGATACTCACAAGATACTGCCCAAACAGCAAAAGCTGCAAACCAGTCTCAAAGAAACAGCCAGCGGAGAACCACTGGCTCTAGGAAGAGGTTGGAAAGACATCCCATGTACTTGCCCAAAGCTGTGGAAGGGGCATACAGCACTTTAAAATTTAAGCCCAAAACACATAAGAAAGAAAGCTGA